The Magnolia sinica isolate HGM2019 chromosome 9, MsV1, whole genome shotgun sequence sequence ttgtgtggtcccttcatccatacaggtctttgtgaccttataaataggtttggtggaaaacaaacattccGTTGGCCCCAAGCAGTTTTAATGGTGttcgttcaatcaccattgtttcttggatTGTGACCTAAAATatgctgaaaaaatggatgataggcgtggatataataaaaatacatcaaaatgggcctcacagcCAAGGATCCACGAAAGCCCCGTCAGGAAACGCCTAATCCGTGAGGCCCGGGTGAGATTTGATTGATCCAACACTCGTGTGCGTGGTCAACCACCAACCCGCTCGATGAAAGTAAGACCCTCTTTCCAAATCCATGAATTCGAGAAAAATCATGACTGTATTGTGTCCATGTGACATGCAAGAAGACATTCAAAAAACAGAAACAATATTAGTTACAAGAACATAAAAATCCAAGCTCTGTCTCTCTCATGTAGCATAGATATCTTCACACAAACTATTTGTGGCCGAATTCACGTCATGCAttccttcttcctcctcctcctcctcttcttcttcttcttcttctacctcttcttcctcttcttcttcttccacttcttgtcttcttcctcctcctcttctttcttttcttcttctttcacttcTCGTTTTCTTCCTCCAATCCACCATTAATGCTTCCCACATTGATTCGGTATCTGAATGAATGCCACTGGTCGATCCAATTTCCATACACCCTGAGCTAGATGTACCGTTATCATCTCTTCTTGGATCCCAGCTGGCGACTGTCGAATCTATAGGTGGGCCAGAGCTAGATGCACCAATATCGAGACTTCTTGCATCCCAATCGACGGTCCACCTCGAATCTGAAGGTGAGTAGGAGCTACATGCACCATTTTTGATTCTTCTTGGATCCCAGTCAACTGTGTAATCTGTAGGTGGCTGGGAGCTAGATGCAACATTATCAACTCTTCTTAGATCCATGATTGTCGAATCTTGCACTGGTTGGCCACTAGAATGCTGACGGATTTCACTAGAGGGGTTCCTCCTCCTCCAAGGACGTAACAATCGATCCGATACATCTTGGTGAGAATTTCAGGGAGCACACGAATTTCGGGCGGTGGCATGTCCTCTGGTAGCGGTGGGGTATCTGATTGGTAAAAGAAGAGCCAATCAGACGTTGCAATGGAGTTTTTCTCATCTACAAGCAGCGACAGccatttcctttatttttctctttcGAAAGATCCTTGTTCTTCCTTTCCTCTAAAGCTCTGTCTACGTCTTTCCATCTCTATCAAGACAAGGTAAATATCTTCTTCTCTCTCTAATCTTTCTTTTTTACGTTCTTTTCTTTCAGTTTCTAATTTGAAGATGAGCCCAACAATTAGAGAAGAATTTGGAAACTATTGTATTTCCTCTTGGCCATGTCCCTCCTCACATCTGTGATTGGGATCATCGTTTATTTGGTGGGGCACTACCACAAGAACTACCACATGGCCAAGATCGGTGGGGTACAATGCTTgatattgcacacgtggcatacattcaCTCAAATTAAACGGactatatgtgggccccattgtctcTATAAGATTGGTTGAGTAATCGTAgcttctgatttgtggacacatGTTTGTTGAAACAGAACCATTGGATAATTTCCATTTTTAATCCGTCCGTTAAATGACCAGCAAAAACAATCCGAccgtcaaataatcaaataatcttaatttttgtTTCTTGATAGAGTcattttgaattatttgtatgtaACGTGTGCAAGTTCTAACTAATATCTCGATCCCGATCTTGGCCATGTGGTAGTTCTTGTGGAAGTGCCCCACCAAATAGACGATGATTCCAATGACAGATGTGAGGAGGGACATGGCCAAGAGGAAATACAATAGTTTCCAAATTCTTCTCTAATTGTTAGGCTCAAGAAAAGAACGTAAAAAGAAAGATTAGAGAGAGAAGAAGATATTTACCTTGTCTTGATAGAGATGGCAAGACGTAGACAGAGCTTTAGAGGAAAGGATGAACAAGGATATTTCgaaagagaaaaataaaggaaatgaCTGTTGTCTGAATGTAGATGAGGAAAACTCCATTGCAACGTCTGATTGGCTCTTCTTTTACCAATCAGATACCCCACCGCTACCAGAGGACGTGCCGCTGCCCGAAATTCGTGTACTCCCTGAAATTCTCACCAGGATGTATTGGATCGGTTGTTACATCCTTGGAGTAGGAGGAACACCTCCAGTGAAATCCGTCGGCATTCTAGTGGCCAACCAGTGCAAGATTCGACAATCATGGATCCAAGAAGAGTTGACAATGTTGCATCTAGCTCCCACCCACCTACAGTTTATACAGTTGACTGGGATCCAAGAAAAATCGAAAATGGTGCATCTAGCTCCTAATCACCTTCAGATTCGAGGTGGACCGTCGATTGGGATGCAAGAAGTCTCGATACTGGTGCATCTAGCTCTGGCCCACCTATAGATTCGACAGTCACCAGCTGGGATCCAAGAAGAGATGATAGCGGTACATCTAGCTCAGGGTGTATGGAAATTGGATCGACTAATGACATTCATTCAGATACCGAATCAAAGTGGGAAGCTTTAATGGTGGATTGGAGGAAGAAAACGAgaagtgaaagaagaagaaaaggaagaagagaagaagaagaagaggaggaggaggaggaagaagacaagaagtggaagaagaagaagaagaggtagaagaagaagaggaagaggaagaaggaaggcATGATGTGAATTCAGCCACATATGGTTTGTGTGAAGATATCCATGTTTTCTGAATGTCTCCTTGCATGTTACATGGACACGATAAAGTCATGATTTTTCtcggagaaatttaccactgtagaccccaccttttatcctgTGGTTTTACGAAGCAAACAAAACTTAACTTACCAACTAATACTTGCATGTATGGACAacaaatttgaggacgaaaatacccttacTTTTTAAAGtggacctatggctatggattaaccAGAGGTACCGTGAGCCAGTCTACGACGATTCGGCGGCCCTCTATGGCTACAAATTATAACCGAAGCCATAAGTACTGTAGCCGGTCCAGCAACCTCCCTCActcctttttatatatatatattttttgtttttgtctttttttttttttttttttcacgcacactcacccccacacactcatctatttattttgatggctcattttaaggcatgcttcgaaaaatgaagtagatccaaaccttaggtggaccacaccgcaggaaacagtggtgattgaatacccaccattaaaaacatcttgtgggccactgaaatttttatttgcaatTCATCCTATCGATAAGATCAAaaagaaattcagtggggcaaatatgaaattcagcagggcaaactggaaatcgagtgggggaaactggaaattgagcgtggcaaacatgaaattgagtgggggaaactcaaaattgagagggccaaactagaaattaaacggggcaaacatgaaataccCCTTCCCTATACTTCAAAACACATGCCTTTCTTACCCCATTTCAAAGAAAAACACCCATAAGCATATTTTTCTTCCAATTTTTCTCACTAAAATTTTCGTTTATCATTTacatattatcattctacatttgaCATTTTTCATCTTGACTAGGGTTATATGAAATCCTCCAAACTGATTGTAGCTGCAATCTTTGAAAATGTCCAAAATATTATTTCACCCCAAAGCACCCTTCCTCAACTTACATCTGGTACTACGGTTGTTGAAGGtatagatctttaaaaataatattagTAGAGTTTATAGTTACTTCCCTGTGTAGGGTGAACAACGATGCAATGACAACTCACAGACCACCCATTGAAATTCAGCTAGGCTTAGtcaattgatcggggcaaacatgaaatagatGGGCCGGTAGAACACCGACCGCcacccattggctggtggcagggggagtagccaatccattccccgtCACATGTGGTGTCATCGTCAATCCGTTATTTCTCTTCTGTAGGCCCCACAGCCCCAGGCagacatggaaacggattggctactccccctgccattggctagtggccggtgctctgtggagcccatcttgatgtatgtgtttcatccattccgtccatctatttttataaatcaattTATAGTAATAAGCAAAAGATGagttatatcccagtctcaagtggaccacattacaggaaataatgttgaatgaactttgaccattaaaaactttttaggcgccataaaagtattggaccAAGTTgaactttgttttttcccttcatctaggtctttatgacctaatcaacagattgaatgtcaaataaatagtacagtgagccttagaaaaatttaaatgatggatatctaatcactattgttttcctgtggtgtggtccacctgcgatttatatccctataatttttgggttaaagacctaaaataatatttaaaaatggatgaacagaatggatgaaatacatatatcatggtggagccgacagagcaccgaccaccagctccgagGTTGGtatcaggtggagtagccaatccgtttttggCACAACTCCTGTTTAAaaggaaacggatgggctactccctctgccaccagcccgtggctggtggtgggtgctctattggcccaccatcatgtattcgtttcatccattccgttcatccaattttaaagataatttcaGTAGGAGTTTAAAACAAaagggatgtaaatctcaggtagaccacaccgcatgaaaacaatagtgattggatatccatcatttaaatcctccaaaggcctactgtactatttatttgacatctaatctattgattaggtcttacagacccagatgaatgggaaaaacaaaattcagcttcatccaaaacttctatggccccaaaatgtttttaatggtcgaaactcattcaacactgtttcctatgatgtgatccatttgagatttacatgtacctcatttttgtatttaatttgtaaaatgatctataaaaatagatggacggcattcttgtatttaatttgtaaaatgatctataaaaatagatggacggcatggatgaaaaacatacatcatggtggggcccacagagcaccgccgaccagccattggctagtgtcagggagtagccaatccgtttcctgtttAACAgacggaaaaaataaataaataaaatcagttcTTTCTCTTCTCTGCCGCGAGAAGATCAAATCTCTGAAATTATTTAGCTTTTTCGATCCTTCTCTTCAAATTCCTGTTCTACCCTTGCATTTCCCTCCTCCAAATTCCCTTTTGACCCCTCTTTCTCTTGCGGCATTTCCTTCCCATGATCGATCTCTAAGGTTTTATTCCCACGAGCTGAGAATGTCGGGCGGAGGCAATTTCACCGACCACCACCTTCTGATTCGATCGAATCCTTCCGCGTCGGAAGAGCCTGATTTGGAGTGGCATGGGTCGAAGAAGAAAGGGATCAAGGTTCTGTTGAAGCAGTTGGATGGAGGGACGTCGGGGAGGCGGTTGAATCGGTTGAATTTGGACAGGGAGGTGGATTCTCCATTTCATCAAATGTCACCGTCGCACAATGCTCTTGGCAATGGGGCCCCGCCCGAATGGGCATTGCTGCTGATTGGGTGCTTTCTTGGACTTGCCACGGGGCTCTGCGTTGCCGCTTTCAATCGAGGGGTGAAttcgtttttctttcttttttctttctaaaatccATTTGAGTtatgtttcaaaagaaaaaaagaaaacccatTGGAGTTTTTGATTTTGTGAGTTTGAATGCTTATTTATATAGTTTTGAGTTAAATTGCTTGTTCTTTTAGGAGTCTGGGAAGTTAACATAACTGGGAAACTTTTTTTAACATATATGAGTGTGAAAAGGGTAGGATGTAATGCAACTAGATCAAGGAAGAAACTGAGGTAGTAGTGCAATTAGATCAAGGAAGAAACTATCGTTTGGCAATATGGATTCAGTATGAAGTGGAATTCAAATCACAATTATCATGGAATCTACGTGAATTGGAATGCTCCGTTGTGTTTGGCACTATGTAGATGGAATCCATATGAACAAAAAATTTGTGTTTTGCACATTCCTTCTTGCATGAGATGGATGTTACGAATTCTCACACGTAACCACTGTGATGTTGATGTGAAATCCATCCTGATCACCAGGTGTGTCATTTTGTTTTAGCCATAGGACCCAAAAATCGGCCTTGTCCGTGATTCGTGTGGACCATATGTTTGGAAACAATATACTAGGCGCCCCTCcccctcccaactgtttccttttgtatggtccacctgaatcacggacTGTGCTGATTTTTTGGGCCCTACAGTTCAAAAGAGGTGATACACCTTGCGATcgggtggatttcacttaaagatcatggtgggcctcactaatTCTTAAAGTCAAATTCGAGCAATTTTCATGCGAAAGTCACCCTACTTCAACCACATGCACAACTAATAAATTctcacacgtggcccaccataatgtttaggtAAAATCCACCCCGATCACCAGTTATATCACCCCATTTTATCTGTAGGGTCCAAAAATAAGCCCAGTCCGtgattcgggtgggccatactaagggaaagagtaatgctcaccctccaaactgtttccctttgtgtggcctacttgaatcatggatgggcctgatttttggtccctAGGCCTAAATTTAGCTTGCATATAAggtttggagtggatttcaaataatcatcacggtgggccctgaaaAAAATAAGGGTGGGTGTCCCTCTCCTTGGTTGTTTCCCCTACAAAGAGTgtcattaatttcatattttctaATGGGAGACTGATCTAGTGGCCATATGTAAGAGTTACAAAATTTTGATACTTGAGAACTTGTCTCGGTATTGCGATACCTTGGGGACCCATTATTGTCAACACAATCTAATTGCTACACCATGCATGGGGTGGCCATGGCCCCTGCATGTTTGTAGATCAACTTGGTCTTACtttctttttaaataattttacGTGTCTTTTTTTCCCAATCTGGTAATAGTGAAATTAAGAGAAAAACTTGACGTCCCATAacttattgaggctgcttttggATGCCAATTGAATTGAATCTTGAGCATTCAATTTAGTCTAGAGGAAATGACTATATTTATAAGGAGGAAGCATACCTCAAattgttatttttctttcaagTCCAACATGAGAGTTAATGCAATTACAATGTGGGCCTGGGTCTACAATATGAATGGGAAGGATGGAAAATTATAATTTGGTTAGTTTAACTTTGTTAGACTATTAATTACGATTCAGTTTGATGATTTATGTGAATCAGTTCAGCATTCATGGTTGTGAATTTGGTCATTATGGTTTGGAAGTAAAGTTGATTTGGACATGCTTGATTGCTATTGGCATGCTTTATGTGAGAGCTGATTCCTTCTGCTGTGTGTTCTTTGATTTAGGTGCACATAATACATGAATTTGCCTGGGCGGGCACTCCAAGTGAAGGTGCTGCTTGGCTCCGTTTACAAAGACTAGCCGATACATGGCACAGGATACTGTTAATACCAGTGACAGGAGGGGTTGTTGTTGGCATGATGCATGGATTGCTCGAAATCTTTGAACAAATAAACCAATCCAGGTCTTCTCAAAGGCAAAGCTTCGATTTGCTGGCTGGAGTCTTCCCCACAATAAAGGCCATCCAGGCTGCTGTAACTTTAGGTACAGGTTGTTGTTTAGGTCCCGAGGGTCCCAGTGTTGATATCGGCAAATCATGTGCCAATGGGTGTTCTAAAATGATGGAAAACAACACAGAAAGGAGGATAGCACTGGTTGCAGCTGGTGCAGCTGCTGGAATTGCTTCAGGTATGCTGTCTCCCAGGTTTCTACATTTGCAATGTGAAATGTTGGTCTGTCAAGGTGATTAGCCATTAAAAAATCATCCAGTCTAGGTTGATGAGAACAAACTGTGGGGGTAAATTGCTATGCTATTTTGACCATTGGAAAAGGGGTTAAGTGCCTCTACTATTATTGCAGTTCTAGATTGGTGAGGTCTAGGCATGTAGCCTCTGCCATTCAAGGGTCATGTGTTACATGCTGCTATGTAGATATTGTAATGGAAGTGCCACTCGGTACAAGTCCAGGTTTCATAGATGTAGGAGTCCTCAGGGAAAGTTGACCATGACTCAACTTTCTCTGCAGTGGCTGCTTTGCTTCCAGAGCAGTTTGGTGTAGAAGCTACTGTTGATTGGCCAGGCTACTAGTAGGATAGAATCAGCAAATGGTTTAAGTTCTTCACAACCATTCTAATGGAAGTGGCCCTTGGTATGAGTCCCGGTTTCATAGATGTAGGAGTCCTCAGGGAAAGTTGACCATGACTCAACTTTCTCTGCATAGGCTGCTTTGCTTCCAAGAGCAGTTCGGTGTGGCAGCTACTGCATTGATTGGCCAGGCTATTAGTGGAATAGAGTCGACAAATGGTTCAAGTTCTTCACAACCATTTCTTGAGAAACCTCTTAATGCGAATGGGTGCCATTTTTGTGAGTCTGAGTTATTCCATAGCTTGAGATTGGGATAGCTCTGCCAGGTGTAACAGTCTATGTTACTTCGGTACAGACATGAGCAAAGTGTGCAATATCAGTTATGTATTGGCCGTTACAGCTGATATGTAATGGTAACGGCGTACACCATTATGCAATACGGGGTCGAAACAGTGACCCCCTCAGTTTTGGGCTTGAATCGGCCGTTATGGGGCTGTAATGGtcagaaaatggctagttttctagCCTTTACTAgttgcaaattttattttattttatttcatttttcagCACTTTTTGTCTTCCAAATTCGTTCCTGAACTATTCTACTGCAAATTCCGATCACTCTTAGATTCAATTTGAGGATCAAAATAAGTTATTGCAAGGATTTGGGTGAATCGAAGCTCCGTGAGTCATTATCCAGAAAACAAATTCGGTTATTGGGCCGTCTCACAGGGATCGTCTCTTCTTGCATTGCCCTTTCACGGGGCCGATCTGGGCAGATATATTGGGCCGTTTTAAAATCAGGTGGAGCCATACAGATTTGGTAGATCGGTGCTTATTTGCTTGACACGGCATAGGCTTCGGTTATCCTAAGAAGGCGCTTTGGAGAATGGCTCTTCTTGCGGTATGGTGGGtggtgtgggaagaaagaaatgcaagGTGCTTTGACAACTCCAAGAAGTTGGTGGAAGCCATCTCCCAAAGAATTAGATTAATGATTATTGAGTGGGCCTCTGCAGCTTCCAAGCTTAGGTGATGTAATTTGAGTTGCTGTCTCGGTGTTTCGTTTTTGCTGCTTTTGTTTTGTCTTTTGTGCCGTTTTGGCTTTTGTTTTGAGTTCAATAAAATTCATCATCTttcaggaaaaaagaagaagaagaagcagtaGGTCCAGTACATAGGTCTCAATTGTTAGGCTTGCCTAAGAAAGACTAGCATATGGAAGTAACAGCCTTAGTGGCAACTGGCACCAAAACAGTGTCTTAGAGCTACAAAAGCAAAGCTATGACACTGGTATATGGTTAAAAAATTGCTCTTGAAGCCAAATATTAGGAACATATATTGCTCTGAACGTACTAGAAATAGCTAATGGCAAAGAAAAAGTTCTGTATTTTTTTCCTCAATAAAGTTTTCGGTtgtaaagaaagaagaagaagaagccaagTAAATGCAAAAGGTAAAGGCCAGTCAACTCCCATTGAGTAAAACTTCACACCTATCTATATTCTTTGTCATGGAAAAATTGCTCACATCGTGTACTGTTAAGGCTAAGCATTGTCATACAACCCAATGCTGACTCTGGAATATGTTTGCAGGGGAATGATCACCTACGTCTGAATGTGTGCGAGTTCCCATTGAGCTTctgtggggcctgccatgatttGTTTGTGAAATTCAAACCATGCATCAGGTGCGCTGCCTCATGTTCATGGTACGGCCCacaaatcaggctgatccaaaactcaattgatcCACACCATGGAGAACAATGCAAAATCATCCCTAAAACCTAAATTcgggtgttgtggcccacctgagttatggaatTGTCTGATTTTGGGGGTATCCCTTTGTCCTAGTAGGTTGCATTTACTgactggtttggatggcatgcacACAGAACTTTGGCCCCACACACATTCTGGAACTGTCTATGGTGGGCGTCTCCCTCTCCATTGCTCCCTGTTGTGCCCTGTGCCATggatcacctgagttttggatcaggctgatttttaacATGGGGGTTACTTTTGATGGGCGGGTTGGTGGCACagacacacatcataatgggccccatagagcgCCGAGTTACTTCACAATGCATTTGAGGGTTTATTGTTCTGTGTTCCTGATGGAATTTGAGAAGTCAGTTAACATTGCATTTTTCAACTGAAGTTAATTTTGAAATCCTCTGTTGAATTTTCAGGGTTTAATGCAGCAGTTGCTGGTTGCTTCTTTGCCATCGAAACTGTGCTAAGGCCACTTCGAGCAGAAAACTCACCTCCATTTACAACTGCGATGATAATATTGGCATCTGTTATATCGTCTACTGTGTCGAATGTTTTATTGGGGGAGAGGCCAGCCTTTACAGTGCCCACGTATGAACTGAAATCTGCTGCTGGTATTTTACCTTATTCTGACCCAGCTGGATATTATCAGGGTGTGAATCAATTAAATGTCATTTGTGGAAACTTGTGGATAACTATTCTTGAAGGTGTCAAAAGCTTTTCCATCATGTGATGTGCCTCCAATATGGACGTGTGAACCCACATGTAGGCTCAGGACATTCATCTTGGCACTTGGTCAGTATGATCCAGGCTAGCTGGCAATTTTACACATATGAGTTGGCATGGTGCATCTAGGCCCATTAACACATGCCTTGCCTACGAATCATATGAATTGACCATTGTATCCAAATGAACTTGATGTGTTGTCACTTCTTCATCATCTTACTCTTAACGTTGGATATTTTTCTCAGATATTAATTCTGGTTGCATTGCTTtccaggaaaaaaagaaaaagaaaaaagaatctgGTTGTGTTATAGGAGGTACATGTCATGCAATGAGTAGATAATGGAAGTAGGTGAAGGATCCTGGCCCATTGATGTTGGAGTTGATGTTGTCAGACTGCTGAGAGTATTCCAATCTTTCCCTTCTCATGGGACCTCCTATATGTTTAGGACAGCCTATCAAGTAGCTGATGCTTTGGCTTCAATGGCTGCTTCACACGTGCGTGTGTGCATGCACAcgcacagacacacacacacacacacacacacacacacacacatacacacacacaaaaaaaaaaaaaaaaaaaaatagagagagagagggagagagagagagggagggagggagggagggagagaggggatCTTTGTCAAGCTCTTCGGTTTGGTGAATGCATATTGCAATCAGTTGATGGCTTGATGTGTATGTctatttatctttcttttcttttcttttaatgttggtctttttatttttgtgttgcaGAGCTACCTTTATACCTCATATTGGGTATGTTATGTGGGGCAGTAAGTGTAGCCTTCACTCGCTTGGTGACTTGGTTCACTAAGGCTTTTGATTATATCAAGGAGAGATTTGGCCTCCCTGCAGTTGTATGCCCCGCTTTAGGTGGTCTAGGAGCTGGTATAATAGCTCTGAGGTACCCAGGGATACTGTATTGGGGCTTTACAAATGTGGATGAAATCCTACGCACGGGGAAGAGTGCTTCAGCACCTGGAATTTGGCTATTGACTCAATTGGTGGGGGCCAAAGTTGTGGCGACTGCTCTTTGCAGGGGATCTGGGCTTGTGGGTGGTCTTTATGCCCCAAGCTTGATGATTGGTGCTGCTCTTGGTGCCGTGTTTGGGGGTTCGGCTGCAGAAATCTTCAATTCAGCCATCCCAGGCAATGCTGCTGTTGCTCAGCCACAGGCCTATGCTCTGGTAATATTTTCTAGTTGCCGTTTGGTTGACTCTAAACGTACATTCATCCATGCGATTTGTTATCTGTGGGTATGAGTATGTGCATATAGATTTATATTTCCTGACCTCTCTATGCAGGTCGGGATGGCTGCTACATTAGCTTCAGTTTGTTCAGTTCCCTTGACATCAGTGCTACTTCTGTTTGAGCTGACAAAGGATTACAGAATTTTGCTTCCACTCATGGTAATTTTCAGCCCAGAACTTGTTTACAGAACTGGaatttctttgtatttttaaAAGCTTCCTGTCACAATCTAAATCTGGTCAAGGATGTGTGAAGCTGTTTTAACTTTGAAGATGCCTAGAGTAAATTGATTCTTCTTATGGAAGCTGCTCACTTGTTTTGAAGTACCCTTGGCCAAATTTAACTTGCTAACATGGTCAAGGTTGGCTACTTCGATTTTGAGTCAATTCtgcattcctatatatatatatatatatatatattgggtgttGACAATTCCACCCGATAGTGAGGCACCATCGTGTCCCAAGCCCAGGGAAGGGAGGGTTGTTGTCAGGTGGGCAGCTGACCATGGAACTTCTTCAAGCAATCACAGAACTGATCCCAGATAGCTGGGATAAGTCTATGCTGATGCGtgtgatgattatatatatatatatatatatatatatatatatatatatatatataatttggcaTTTGTCTGGTAGTTTTGTTTATTATTTGTCCAAAGCATGTGTGTACCAGAATCTCTGAAGCGAGTGATTCATCCCACCATTAGGTGCACCCTCGATGGATTTCAGCACAAGGTTTGTTGATTTGAAGTGCTAGTCACAGTTTTTTAGACAGTGAAGATGTTTACATCTTTATATGTGGCTGGTGGTTGTATGAAGGGAGTGGTTCATACAATACAACCATACAGTTGACCCTTTTCTGATTTTATTGTGAGGTGTGCTACATTTGTCAAATAGCAGAGCTGCTGAAGGGAGTGATCACACAACCACATGGGTTAACCATCGTTGGATTTTAGCATGACACTTGGTGATTTGGAAGCGTCACTCACTGTTTTTTTATAGTGAGGATATCTCCATCTTTTTTCAAATGGAGCTCCAATTAGCTATCTCTACATTGTAAGTCTGTGGGTTTGTGAAGAACTTTGTAAATAGCACGTGCTTCTCTGGAATTCAGATGGAGGAGGGATTGTATTCGCATCTTGTTGATGGTCATTTAATAGTTCGGAGACTGTCCTTGAAGCGATCTCGGAAGCAACATTTGTTCATTAGTTGCCCATTATCTCCGAGTTACCTCTGCATTTCAAGGCTTCATGCATGTGCTGATTTCCTATTGAAAAGAGGCCTTGAATGTCAAAAATGTTTGAGAGCTGCACGCCGGCAGTCTGGGTTTATATGGCTAATATGGGATTTTGTGTATCTTGGTTGCCAGAGGCACCACTGACTTCCAATGTGAGGAAATTTTGTTCAGATAGAAAATAGCTGCTTTTGAGTTTTGACTAGCTGGAGAACAATAATAACTGCGAAAGTTTTCCCCTCAATTT is a genomic window containing:
- the LOC131256063 gene encoding chloride channel protein CLC-f-like isoform X3 — its product is MSGGGNFTDHHLLIRSNPSASEEPDLEWHGSKKKGIKVLLKQLDGGTSGRRLNRLNLDREVDSPFHQMSPSHNALGNGAPPEWALLLIGCFLGLATGLCVAAFNRGVHIIHEFAWAGTPSEGAAWLRLQRLADTWHRILLIPVTGGVVVGMMHGLLEIFEQINQSRSSQRQSFDLLAGVFPTIKAIQAAVTLGTGCCLGPEGPSVDIGKSCANGCSKMMENNTERRIALVAAGAAAGIASGFNAAVAGCFFAIETVLRPLRAENSPPFTTAMIILASVISSTVSNVLLGERPAFTVPTYELKSAAELPLYLILGMLCGAVSVAFTRLVTWFTKAFDYIKERFGLPAVVCPALGGLGAGIIALRYPGILYWGFTNVDEILRTGKSASAPGIWLLTQLVGAKVVATALCRGSGLVGGLYAPSLMIGAALGAVFGGSAAEIFNSAIPGNAAVAQPQAYALVGMAATLASVCSVPLTSVLLLFELTKDYRILLPLMGAVGLAIWVPSVANQAKENEASDSRTVRRGYSSLSPVEDKGQAIWRQVDGGNVVELSDLENAVDHEIDNEDTILDELKVSHAMSKYYVKVSPQVTVKAAVKFMHDKQQNCVIVVDAEDLLVGILTLGDVRRGLSKASVNSPKNDLSVSDVCTF
- the LOC131256063 gene encoding chloride channel protein CLC-f-like isoform X1; the protein is MSGGGNFTDHHLLIRSNPSASEEPDLEWHGSKKKGIKVLLKQLDGGTSGRRLNRLNLDREVDSPFHQMSPSHNALGNGAPPEWALLLIGCFLGLATGLCVAAFNRGVHIIHEFAWAGTPSEGAAWLRLQRLADTWHRILLIPVTGGVVVGMMHGLLEIFEQINQSRSSQRQSFDLLAGVFPTIKAIQAAVTLGTGCCLGPEGPSVDIGKSCANGCSKMMENNTERRIALVAAGAAAGIASGFNAAVAGCFFAIETVLRPLRAENSPPFTTAMIILASVISSTVSNVLLGERPAFTVPTYELKSAAELPLYLILGMLCGAVSVAFTRLVTWFTKAFDYIKERFGLPAVVCPALGGLGAGIIALRYPGILYWGFTNVDEILRTGKSASAPGIWLLTQLVGAKVVATALCRGSGLVGGLYAPSLMIGAALGAVFGGSAAEIFNSAIPGNAAVAQPQAYALVGMAATLASVCSVPLTSVLLLFELTKDYRILLPLMGAVGLAIWVPSVANQAKENEASDSRTVRRGYSSLSPVEDKGQAIWRQVDGGNVVELSDLENAVDHEIDNEDTILDELKVSHAMSKYYVKVSPQVTVKAAVKFMHDKQQNCVIVVDAEDLLVGILTLGDVRRGLSKASVNSPKNDLSVSDVNACLVSSRCTQGIHYQGRECGLLTCYPDTDLTIAKELMEAKGIKQLPVVRRGVKMRKERKRRVVALLHYDSIWHCLRWKYSLHREEVDRRKFVYRPTTNLPEISGNGH
- the LOC131256063 gene encoding chloride channel protein CLC-f-like isoform X2, with the protein product MSGGGNFTDHHLLIRSNPSASEEPDLEWHGSKKKGIKVLLKQLDGGTSGRRLNRLNLDREVDSPFHQMSPSHNALGNGAPPEWALLLIGCFLGLATGLCVAAFNRGVHIIHEFAWAGTPSEGAAWLRLQRLADTWHRILLIPVTGGVVVGMMHGLLEIFEQINQSRSSQRQSFDLLAGVFPTIKAIQAAVTLGTGCCLGPEGPSVDIGKSCANGCSKMMENNTERRIALVAAGAAAGIASGFNAAVAGCFFAIETVLRPLRAENSPPFTTAMIILASVISSTVSNVLLGERPAFTVPTYELKSAAELPLYLILGMLCGAVSVAFTRLVTWFTKAFDYIKERFGLPAVVCPALGGLGAGIIALRYPGILYWGFTNVDEILRTGKSASAPGIWLLTQLVGAKVVATALCRGSGLVGGLYAPSLMIGAALGAVFGGSAAEIFNSAIPGNAAVAQPQAYALVGMAATLASVCSVPLTSVLLLFELTKDYRILLPLMGAVGLAIWVPSVANQAKENEASDSRTVRRGYSSLSPVEDKGQAIWRQVDGGNVVELSDLENAVDHEIDNEDTILDELKVSHAMSKYYVKVSPQVTVKAAVKFMHDKQQNCVIVVDAEDLLVGILTLGDVRRGLSKASVNSPKNDLSVSDVNACLVSSRCTQGIHYQGRECGLLTCYPDTDLTIAKELMEAKGIKQLPVVRRGVKMRKERKRRVVALLHYDSIWHCLREEVDRRKFVYRPTTNLPEISGNGH